The Trichocoleus desertorum ATA4-8-CV12 nucleotide sequence GCGATTGTTTTCTGCGAGGGAGAGACAGCGTTTCTGCAAGCCAAAGGCGGTAGGGGCTTGGGAACAGATACTGTCTTTTAAGTATGTCCCTAGCTGCTCAGCCGCGTATTTGTTGTAGGCCGTTTCGTTGGGATTGGTGAGTGCCGAAGCAATTCCCATGCCTAGCAGAGCCGTTAACCCTGTTAATAATGCGGCTGTCTTGACACCTTTCA carries:
- a CDS encoding DUF4359 domain-containing protein, which codes for MKGVKTAALLTGLTALLGMGIASALTNPNETAYNKYAAEQLGTYLKDSICSQAPTAFGLQKRCLSLAENNRGEMEQLVAENTQSQNYIFFSTYQTDLSVNALLPPYLSLGGSLLPAYHFETVAAFNTFYIYKAQRR